GTTTGcttcatcctcttcatcatcatcttcttttggCTTCGGATTAATTCCTAATCTCACTACTAATGGACATTCATGCGATTCCCCTCCTCCTGGTGTTTCTTCCGCACCAAATGAGATTGTTTGTTTTTGCCAATCTTTCAATGGTGACACTTTCGCAAGATTGAGAATTTATCTTCCATCAGCATCTCTCGCATACACCCTACTTAAGACATTGTCATGAAAGTCTTCGGTGTTCCTGAATGAATGTACAATTGAATTACAATATAGATTCTTCGCTTTCGCACCTACTTCAATTACAAATGTATTCTTTCCTTTCTCCTTTGCATATACATTTCCTACCGACGGTTGCTGTTCTAAGAAATGATCCAATTTTCCTTGTTCAATCATCCTCAatatgattttcctcacatttctgcaattactTGTTGTGTGTCCGTGAAAGCAATGATATACAAAAAATTCTCTACTCCTCCTCCCTGGAGGTGGTTCATCCCCTACATTATGTGGCTCTGGGATTTCTTTCATTAGGATGACAGCTTTCCACACTTTATCTACCGTAGTATTCaattttgtcaagtttatttgttcCCATACTATCCTTCCACTTCCTTGTCTTTTATTATAATATAGTTGCTGGCCTCCTGAACTTTCTGGTGGATTATTCATTCTTTGGATCTTATTACTACCTCCCTGATTTTGAAATTGCCTATCTCTGTAATCCTTGTCAAATTCTGCTTGATCTGCACTACCCATGGCTATCAGCTTTTGTTCCATTTCTGTAATATTCCTTCCTTGGTTTCcctgcgatgtactcgcaacaacaTTTGTCATTCTTGGGAGTAAGCTTGCATTTTCACCTTTCGCATCAGGTACTACAACAGGGTACGATTCCATATCTCTTTGCTTCTCCTCAAGTGTTATGTACTCCTCTTGAAATTCGCGTAACTCTGACATTGTTATTGTATCTTTTATCCTGAAGATTTGTGTGTATAATAAATTTGTAGCGAAAAGAGCATTGATAAATGAAAGAATAAGGTGTCTCTCATCCACTCgtcttcccatttcactacacatggttctccagcaTGTTGTCAGATGACGCAAACTCTCAGTTGTTCATCTGTGAAGTCCAAATATTGTTTCAATCCctggtcttgacatattattgCAGATATATTGTCCTAAAAGTACGTTTTGTAAATGGTGAAATGACCCAATGGATTCTATTGGTAGCCCTTCAAACCATTTCAGAGCTTCCCCTGCCAGACTCGCAGCAAAATACTTACACATTACAGCATCATTATGTTCCCATTGCAATAAAGACCGAGTGTAAGCTTTCACATGTTGTATCGCACAGGCGCTTCCATCAAATATGCTAGTAAAAGCTGGTAATTGCACTTGGATGGTATCATTTCCCTTTGAATTTTCTTTGTAAAGGGAGTTTTCccagcttcctccactgcttcctctAGTTTCCTTTTTCCACCATTTCTTTtcgcagtcatcatttctcttaattccgcCATTTCTTTAAGAATGTCTTCACTGAAGCTCTGATATATATCTTCGGGCATAggtctttttaatcttgcttgccttagtctattctcatgattattctgatGTATTGCCTCTTGTATCACatattcttcagcttcttctctccttctccaACGCTTGTCAGTGTGTGTTTCAATCTGTGTTTTATCATGTCTTTCCTCTTCACCTGTTCcatcatgtcgatgtcttgacATTTCTATTTCTTGTGGTGAAACTCTTCCTTGCTCTGTATCATTCATGCGATGATGTTCGCGCCGCCTTACTCGATTGTCATAATTATTTTGACGTAATGCTTCTTGTAATTCTCTTTCTTCGATGtcttcccttcttctttgttTGTCTCTTTCATTCCTTGCATTTGTAACTTCCCTTTCACGCTCATTCTCTTCTTTTAACATTTCTCTTCCATGTAGTATCATTTGCATTTTCATTTGCCTCCaatcctcttcttctcttgcaAAATCATTATGTGTGCGACGTAGAATTTCACGCGGATGCTCATATCGATTAGTTCCTAAATCTTGAACTATATCCCTTCTCCTTTGTTGGTCCTGCGAATTATCATCTTCTTGCATGTTTTCTTCAATAACTTCCATGTGTTGTCTTCGCCTAGTATCTTCTTGATTAGACCGACTTTCTCTTGATGAACTCTTGCTTGATCTCGATCTTGATCGTGTAGTGCTTCTGGATCTCTGTTCTTGcaatctaagattctcttctcttaaGTCATCATTCTGACGTAACAGATTCGCACGTTCTTCACCTTCTCTTTGTCGTTGTGCAATCAATATTTTCTAAGCTCTGCAAttgtcatattctcatcattcccCTCAATTCTTCTTGTCTCACCAGTTTTCTGTGTTTCCTATTCAgtcgaacttgtttgcgaagtatgaacacttacactatcataatcaatatcattgttATGCGCTTGTTCACGCTGAGAACCAACTGGATCTTCGTTTCCTTGAttttcttcaattatgtcttcttgtcggtcaagatttgtaattcttcttctttcagcaATTTTACTGCCCCTTATGGTTGATGTTCCCTGTTTAATAGTTGATCCAAGTCTTGCCATCTTCAATTTCCAGATCTTACGTTTTCCAAGATTCTATGAATTTACTACCAGGATTTATCACCCAAAGATGTTTCTGgcaccaaaaatgtagttgcaggaaaacctacaaccacaccccCAAAGTATTCTAGACAAGCactcaagtaatcataatgaattctttattaaATTTCAAGGGTTTACAATTGGATATAATGAATAATAAAGGATTACAATGACTTTACtttctctccaaataaactttctctctcctagttgcTTGTCTAACACTCACTACTAGATCTCTATCCTCGTGATGACTTCCTTCCTTTATATAgtgattcctcatagtggatgacagctaagagatccactattttcggaatcactgtgcggtACATTCGTTCACTTACAATCATTTATTTTCGCACAGACTATACCTCGCATAGAACATCACACGTTTCTCGTGATTCTGCTGACTTTATCCAATATGTCACTGCAATTTTTCCATGTGCGATAGTCCTCGCTTACATTAGATAATCCTTGTTtcgcatacttattgatatgtgTGATATTCCACTCCTACATCCCCGTATAGAAACATCGAATCAAGGATATTTTAGAAAGTATTCTTGTATAACAAGGGGTCAGTCTGCTGAAACAAATGACACATCTGGTTGATCTTATTCATATGTAGAATACTTCTTAGTTTGTTCTTGTTATTCTgttggaacgattttttggggaccatggtttttttggggggaccatggttttattttgggtaaaggtattagaagtaattttaggtcaccccatatctagttatttatttaatacctaatctaccctcttaattaattttaggttatgattagtgaatgatttagttaaaaacaattagtgagattaaattaaaagatgggtttattattagttgagtagaattattgagagagtagagttagagatgatgaaggagaaaaacatggaaaatatttttttatccaattcactaagtttgagtattcaaatgatgaaaactcatctgattcttcatctccatcctctcctaaaatatttgttaatcttcaaaatgatccggatttgaactggattttgaacagttcggttactttatatgaaaaacaagtaacccaactcatctgaagctgtagttcggttgcctcgtgagatgaacaagtaaccgaactcatctgaaagtgtagttcggttacttgttccaaacacgtaggttaccgaactctctaataatttctaggagttacagcgttatgttcggttggttctcaactaaccgaactttggtgtacaaagttcggttggttcgcagactgcatgcacttttgatctaaccgaactttacgtaatataagagtatataaatttacaaagttcggttctttcgcaaacttgaacctaacagctaaccaaccgaactctgagttcggtttctgcgataaaattgtgaagttaccgaacttaacaaacaagaaaaatgtgaagttccagcatctattagctaagttcggttactttgtagttttaaatttttttgcgaacaaaccgaactccattgactaagttcggttattttggaactcaacatagtggccacaacaacacagttcagtTAGActgcatttgtttttttttttcggttctaaggttGGAGTTCGGTTAATTtggaattttaaatttttttgcgaaacaaccgaacagagagttcggtgactttgttttaaatccaatagaaccgaactgttcttcgtgttcttcattttcaagaagttcggttagtaaactagggttttttggaaaatcgacctaaccgaacatggctctgtaactcctattaaaaccctattttgatgatatctattcgattgaagcaatcaaaatcaaattaaagcgaagggtttgttggaaaatacctccggagtggttcCATGGCAGAAtcatcaggttgcggctggcgtcttttatactcgataaaattattatgtaaccgaacttaattgtgattgcattgatgttgttacatttcttgaatatgcggtggtggtggtggtagtaatcggtggttggtggtggtgataatcggaggtggtggtggtggtaatcggcggtggtgggcggtgatggtggtggtggtaatcggtgggtgctggtggtgataatcggaagtggtggtggtggtaatcggcggtggtgggcggtggtggtgggaggaggtggttatatatatataggtggttattaggttggttttaaattaaactaggttaaggataggttagtcatttcaacattttaggacaccccttattacTATAGGGAagatggcctaataaaaccatggtcccctcaaaaaaccaTGGTATTCTTCTGTTGTATCTTACTTCTAGAATACTGAGCCCAATGGGCCGGTACGAAAATATTAAAAAAGCCCAAACTAATCTTGATTCAAGATGAAGTTGAAATTAAATCATGAACCAACTCTGTGGGATATATTTGCCTCATTTGGTGTTGTTAGTCGATAGAATTGATTATGCTACGAAACATCTCTACCTCGAATAGCTCTTTGTTATGCATCTTCTCCAGACAACGGGAGTGTAGAAAATTCTACAAACAATTGTGGTCCGACTTGGATTTTGTACAGATGAAGAGTCAGATTCACCTTCATTTACTCGGAAGACACCAGAATCAATATGATCCTTAAACGTAACATACCCGCTACTTTTTAGGTGAACACAAATGTCTTGACGTTTTTTACATTTCTGAATCGTGGCAGACAACTATTGGCTAACAACGTGGGCGACGGACTCGTGTTACCCTGGAGTGAAAAAGCTGAAAAGCACTTGAAAGGAGAaggtgaaagagaaaaaaaaaaagtaaaacaaattTCAATGTTTGTCCCGCTATCGTAGTAGGCATTTGTGAGTGAGGATCTCCAACCTGCTTGAGTTATCGAAAGTACTCGTTCAACATCACTCGTTTTTACAAGTTCATCAGTGCAGTTTAGAATTTTCTGGGGGTTTTTTCAATTCAAGACTTCAACCTTTGGAGTTTAAGGTTTAAGCAAACATCAGCCATTCCTACACTCAATAGGTATTTCTTTTGGCATCTTTTACTTCTTGGTTTTTCAACTATCGTGAAGAGATGAATAGTAGATATATCCAAGGatactggattttttttttttttttttcttttgacttaAAAGGTTAAATTTTattgaaacaagaaaaaaaagaattacaGAAGAAGAAAGCAC
This genomic stretch from Papaver somniferum cultivar HN1 chromosome 5, ASM357369v1, whole genome shotgun sequence harbors:
- the LOC113280125 gene encoding trichohyalin-like, with product MEVIEENMQEDDNSQDQQRRRDIVQDLGTNRYEHPREILRRTHNDFAREEEDWRQMKMQMILHGREMLKEENEREREVTNARNERDKQRRREDIEERELQEALRQNNYDNRVRRREHHRMNDTEQGRVSPQEIEMSRHRHDGTGEEERHDKTQIETHTDKRWRRREEAEEYVIQEAIHQNNHENRLRQARLKRPMPEDIYQSFSEDILKEMAELREMMTAKRNGGKRKLEEAVEEAGKTPFTKKIQREMIPSKCNYQLLLAYLMEAPVRYNM